The Fusarium poae strain DAOMC 252244 chromosome 2, whole genome shotgun sequence nucleotide sequence TAATTTCCCCAAGTCATCCAACCATTCCAACGATCATTACCGAAACCATGACATCTTCAGGCCCAATTCATTTGTCAATGGTTGTTTTTCATGGTCATTTTGTATTCATGCATAACCTTCGGTCCGAGATTGGACCAATCCAGTATCGACTGGCCGAATAATTTTACCATCAAGGTTTTGTTATGGCTTCCTTTAGTCTGGTGCCAGAATCCGGGGCATCACTCTGTAAACAAGCTTACTCTTTTGTTCCTCTAACCCCGCAAATGGAGACTCCGACTCTCAAGTCGTGCATCATTGACCCCATCATTGATCCATGAATCCTTGCACAGCATCAGGCAACTAAACCCAGAACTTGGTTTTTCCCGGCTCTTTTCTCGGCCATATGTATGCGATGCAATTGTCTATCATTGAATTGTTCAACCGTCTGTCTGTCTGATCAACGTTGAGTAACGAACCGTTGCAGCGGTTTTCATGTCCTGGAACTGCTTGGTCCCTGTCTAGTACTGTCTATCACGAGGCGGAGTCTCCGCACCAGGGTAGTCTGCAGAGTGACGAGTGCAAGTTCAATCCATCCTAGGTTTTCAAGCTCACGATCGCCAAGACTTTgaagtatatataagaagCATTGGAACGAACGTCGGTTGAGTCCCAGTTCTTCAGACAGCAACCAACTCAATCAtgttcttcaagaagctgcTCACTTCCGCTGCAGCCCTCACAGGCACTGCGCTCGCCCAGAGCAAGGCAGGTGTCGAGGACCTCGACAAGCCCCGCAGAGACCTCTTCGAAAAAGACCTCTCCAAGTGTCCCGGTTACAAAGCCACAAAGCACTGGGAGACCTCATCTGGTTTTTACGCTGACCTTTCCCTCGCGGGTGAGGCTTGCGACGTCTTTGGAGTCGATCTGCCCGAGCTGAAGCTTGAGGTTGAATATCAGACTGAAGACCGACTACAcgtcaagatcttggatACAAACAACACTGTCTACCAAGTCCCAGATGACGTTTTCCCCCGTCCTGGGCTTGGACAGTGGGCTTCACCTAAAAACTCCAAGCTCAAATTTGACTTCAAGGCGGATCCCTTCTCCTTCACTGTTTCCAGGAGGGATACCGATGAAGTGCTTTTTGATACATCGGGCAGCGATCTTGTATTTGAGAGTCAGTACCTCTATCTCAAGACTAAGCTTCCCAATCACCCTCATCTCTACGGTCTGGGCGAGCACAGCGATCCTTTTATGCTGAACTCGACCAACTACACCCGCACTATCTACACCCGCGACTCATACGGTACACCCAAAGGCCAGAACCTCTATGGAGCTCATCCCATCTACTTCGATCATCGGGAGAAGGGCACCCACGGTGTTTTTCTTCTCAACTCCAACGGCATGGATATTTTCATCGACAAGAAGAATGACCAGCAGTTCTTGGAGTACAACATCattggtggtgttctcgaCTTTTACTTTGTTGCTGGACCCTCGCCTCGTGATGTTGCAAAGCAGTACGCCGAGATTGCAACTCTGCCCCTCATGACGCCTTACTGGGGTCTTGGTTTCCACCAGTGCCGCTACGGCTATCGCGATGTTTATgaggttgctgctgttgtagCCAACTATTCCGCTGCCGGTATCCCGCTCGAGACTATGTGGACAGATATTGACTACATGGACCGTCGACGCATCTTCACCATTGATCCTGAGCGCTTCCCTGCAGACAAGTATAAGGACCTTGTTGACACCATTCATGCACGAGATCAGAAGTACATAGTCATGGTTGATCCAGCCGTCTATGACATGGAATCCAACCCCGCCCTTGACTCTGGTCTCGATTACGACACTTTCATGAAAGAGCCCAACGGCTCAGACTACCGAGGTGTTGTGTGGGCTGGACCCAGCGTCTTCCCTGACTGGTTTAACCCCAACTCACAAAAGTATTGGAACGAGCTCTTTGTCAATTTCTTTGATGGCGAGAATGGTCCTGATATCGATGGTCTCTGGATTGATATGAATGAACCTGCCAACTTCTTCAACCGTCCTTACCCTGGCAACAACACCACTCCTGAGAAGTTCGCAGAAATTGATGGTGACCCGCCCAAACCCCCTCCTGTTCGTGATGGCCCTCCTGCTCCTATTCCTGGTTTCCCCGACAGTCTCCAGCCCGCAGCTTCTCGCCTTAACACACGTGGGTCTGGTTCCATCGCCCAGGCTATTATCCGCAAGCGCTCCGTGGCTGTCCGCACAACATCCCACAGTCGTGGTGTAGGGCAGTGGTCTATCAAGAAGCACTGGGGCCAGAACAAGTATGGTCGTCCTGGCTCCAGCTGGCAAAGCGGCAAGAAGACTGGATCTGGCTGTGGTCCGGATGAGTGCAAGGGCCTTCCCAACCGAGACCTCATCCAGCCTCCATACATGATCCAGAACGGCGCTGGACCTACACTCGCTGACGGCACTACCGATACCGATCTTGTGCAGAGCGGAGATTATCTCCAGTATGATACACACAACTTGTACGGCGCTCAGATGTCAACACACTCACACAATGCCATGCGTGCTCGACGTCCCGATAAGCGCGCTCTCGTTATCACGCGGAGCACCTTTGCTGGCTCGGGCAAGGATGTTTCTCACTGGCTTGGAGACAACCTTTCGATCTGGGACCAGTATCGCTTCAGCATTGGTCAGCTTCTTCAATTCGCGTCCATCTATCAGATTCCTGTCGTTGGTGCCGACGTCTGCGGTTTCGGCGGTAACGTCACCGAGACTCTTTGCGCTAGATGGGCTACGCTTGGAAGCTTTTACACCTTCTTCCGTAACCACAACGAGATCAGCGCTGCATCCCAGGAATTTTACCGTTGGCCCAAGGTCGCCGAGGCAGCCCGCACTGGTATCGCCATTCGTTACAAGCTCCTCGATTACATCTACACTGCTATTTACAAGCAGAATCAGACAGGCACCCCCACTCTTAACCCTCTGTTCTTCAACTACCCCAACGACAAGAACACATACTCTATCGATCTTCAGTTCTTTTACGGTGATGGCATCCTCGTTAGCCCTGTCACAAAGGAGAACAGCACTGAGTTGGAGTACTACCTCCCTGATGACATTTTCTACGAGTGGTCTACCGGAAAGCCTGTCCGTGGTACTGGTTCATACGAGTCTGCAGAAGTTGAACTCACTGACATCATGGTCCACTACAAGGGTGGTATCATCTATCCCCAGCGCGTTGAAAGTGCCAACACTACCACCGCTCTCCGCAAGAAGGGTTTCAATCTGGTCATCGCACCTGGTCTGAACGGCAAAGCCTCTGGATCTTTGTACCTTGACGATGGCGAGTCTGTCGTTCCAGACGCCGTGTCCGAGATTGACTTCACTTACACTAAGGGTAAGCTGAGAATGAGTGGAAGCTTTGAGTACGATGCCGGTGTCAAGATCGAGACGATCACCATTCTTggtgtcgagaagcagcctAAGGGGACGGATCATGCAGAGTATGACCCTGAGAATAAGAAGTTGATCTTCATGGCGGATGTACCTTTGACGAAGAAGTGTTATGTGGATCTCTTCTGAGAATAGGGCGACAAGGGAATATTATGGTTTTGTTACTTTGACGTGGATTGATGACTGTATCTAGAATTATTTATGTATATAATGAGTCCTCAATGAAGCTTGTGATTATATGAAACATGTTGATTGAGATTTATTGTTGTATTCTAGACAAGCTGTAGTTTATTCCGCCAAGTTACTTGATACAAAATCCGTGGCTGTACGGTGACGTTTGTTCGAGCAACACAGTGCCAGGGACCCATCTTCGAGAACAAACTTCGATTGCAACAACATCGGTAGATCATGCGTGATGTCTGTGAGTGGAGCTTGATACAAGAGACTATTCAGACAACAAAAGCTTATCGGTACGATTTGAAAAGCTTCTGATACTTGTTGCGAGTTTTCTTGTCACCCACCCAAACACTTCGCTCGTCGTCCACCACCTCAATATGTTCTCCGATGTACGTAGCGACCATTCCATTACCATAAGCAGACTTATCGATGAAGACGTGCTCGTCAGGTTCAACAATGTCGATGTAGTAAGGGTGCGCCAACATGGCAGTTAGATCGTCAGCTGACTCATAGAGGAACATGGCAATCCCATCAAATTCGACAAGTTTGTTTGAAGTCGGTGCTGAGGCGCCGGCGTCGGTGGGGACAATCTTTCCACCAACTCGGATCTGATAACGGGGATGAGTTAGCGGATCACTTGTCTGCACTATTGGGATTAGAGGTAGGTAGAGGGAGGGGGTGGTACCTGTTGGTAGCGGGATATCCCAAAGTTGGTTGCAAGAGGAATAACCTTGGGTGCATGTTGAGTATCCCAGTACTCCCAAAACTCAGCACGGGTCATGTTGGGATGACGCTTAACGTATGTCAACATCTGCAACAGCCCTGTGTTCGAGGACGAAGCCAGTGTTGTTCCAACAAGACCAACAGCGAGAGTGAGAAATGACGTGATTTGGACCATGTTTGTTTCTTGAAGTGTGATTGTAAGATTGAAcaatgaagatgaggatgttTGTGGCTTCATACTTCCCGGGGACCATGTCGAGTATTTGAACAAAGGAGGCGATCGACGTGTAGTGTGACCATGTCGTAAAGAGTTGTTGGTAAAATTCCTAGAACCAACACTCCCAAGGCAGCCTTGTCGAATAGATTCGGGACACGAGGTCGGCTGAGAGCGCCACTCTAGAGAACAATGGGTTGACTAGAATGTGCAACTGAGACATGCTGTTCTTGACCAAGGATTATCTCGGTCCCTTTACTTGTTGCACTCAGGGATCTTCTTCCGAATTCCAAGGGTATTGATCTAGAATTGAGATTTAGAAACAATATGGACGTGACTGATTGTGCCTCGACGATCCTTTATGCAATACCGCTACGATTTGGCGGTGTTATGTAAGAAAGTCAGTCGCTGCTACGGTTCCATGTGTCGCTGGTAAATTTGCGCTTATTATGGTCGTCGGGTACCAAAATCTCACATAATATCAAGCATAGATAAAAAATCTTCAAGAACCTTCATGTGCCGTATCAGCCAACATCCTCGAGTAAGAATTGACGGCCCGCTATCTTCAAGTCAGCTGTAGACCGACACAACAACTGCTTGGCATCATACCTTGTCAAAGAACCGAACCAATCGTAGAACGACATGTCTTTCGAAGGAACGCCACCACAAAAAGAACAATAGGAAGAAGCTGACACTAGTTCCGTGACAAACATGCATTACTCCACGCAAAAAGTCTCGTCACCAACACATATACAAAGAACAATGCCCAAGATCCAAAATACAGATCCCCCATGACCCATGTAGTTTTCTGGATTGAGACATATGTAAGCCTTGTGTTCCGAAAGCCAACTCCGATCATGTAAGTTTGACCGCGATGGAGAATAAGGATCAGACCAACTGAGTTTTCTTCATCACCCATTGTTGCGTTGGGTTTGCTGTGATACCCGTCGTCGTCGTGGCTTGATATCGTAGTAATCTCAATTTGAAGAATAATAATCTGATCTTGACTTCCGAAACCGTCTCGTTGATGACAATGATCACAGACGAAAGTCTTGTAATTATAACAGAGGGCACATCCTCATCTTGGCAGTTCTTTCACCACACCACTCTTTGATGAATAGAACTGCATATTGAAATGCCTTACCCAGTGACGAACGGCGTCACAACCTTTTTACCGCCGCCTGAAGGTTATGTGGTAGATTTTGACAACCCTCAGAAGCAAGATGCCATCGAACATTATCTCGTATTCGCCATTCTAGGACCATTTGCCTTCTTGTTTCTGTTGCAGAGACTCTATACGAAGTACTTTATTCTGGGAAGCTTGAAGATCGATGATGGTAAGTTAGGTTGATAAGCCTGCGCAGTATGAACCGAAGCTAACCTGCAGCAAAGCTCTGATTGTAGTTGCTTGGGTGAGTGGACTACGGCATGCAGGGAGTGGTTACGAACTAACAAGGCCGCTTCATAAAGATCTGCTCGCTTGTCATGCAGTCGGTTCAGATATGTACGTGTTTCACCATCCCTGACGTCCAACTTTTGCTAACCCGTACAGGGTCCATCTCCATCGGAGGTCTTTGCCATCACGCATGGGAAATGCCAATAGAAGTATTTGAGAAGCATATGCTCGTAAGTATACATCCCTTATTACGATTGAAGATTGAACTAACACGTCCGAAGAGCTCGTACATCGCTGCGCccgtcttcatcatctgcaATGGCTGCAGCAAAACGTCTTTGTTGACATTTTACCTCCAAATATCGCCACAAGTGTGGTTCCGTCGAGTCATCTTTGGAACCATCACCTTTGTCGTTCTTTACACTCTTATTATCTCTACGCTGCTCCTTTTTGGCTGCAACCCTATTCAAACAGCCTGGGATCCGTTCCGATTTGCGAGTGGAAAGTGTGCCGACAATGCTGTTGTCtacatcatcatcgctgtgGTCAACATTATCTCCGATCTTATCCTTTTTGTCATTCCCATACCCATGATTATTCAACTGAAGATGCCTTTGGGACAAAAGATTGGAGTGGGCATTATGTTTGGCATCGCCACCATGTGAGTGCTGTCTCCGAAGGGCAGCAGAGTTGGGGACTGACAGAAACTACACAGAACAGTCGCAACGTCAATCATTCGAATGATCTACCTCCCCGCCCTTCTCGGAGCACTCGACATCCCCTGGGTTGCTGCCCCCGCCAACGTCTGGTCCATCGCTGAAGCTAATCTCTTCATCGTTTGTGGCTCAATGCCTACACTACGCAAGTTCTTCAAGCGTATTGCACCAAAGTGGATGGGCTCCTCACCTACACCTGAAGAAGCTGTTGTGATTGAGTCTGTATCAGATCAGTCTTCTCGATTTGGATTAGacaagacgaagaagaaaaagcatACAGGATATTCGCAATTTGATACGTTGGAGTTGGGAAACTATCCTGAGACTGTCAGTCAGGAAACGCAAGTGGTCGCTGTTAAGAGCGACGAAGGGGAGTTGGGGAATGTTTTATATAACACGAGTGAGGAGGCGATTCTACAGCAGAGCGCGATTGCATACACGAAGTCGTTTGAGGTAACACGCAGTCCATGATAACTAGAGAGCCGTCGTTTTTGATAGAAGTCCTGTGGTTTTATGATTCTGTAGTTTTAAACAAGTTTTGTATCTCATTTCGAAGTTTCGCTCGGGAACTCTGCAATCAAGCTGCACACGTCGAAGTTATGTTGCACAACAGCACTCAACAGGACCAACCGGAGAAAGATCATCAATCATGTTGATCGCGTGACGTCAACAATAGCGTCAAAAGAAGGGCGCGTTATCTAGTTCTTAACCCACGAAAATCCACAGTCATGGCTTTTTGCAAAGTatacttcttcttttgcATATCAAGAAATGACCCCCTGTGACGATGACTTCCTCTTTGACGCAAATCACCGACACGACGAGGGCAACGACTAGGCGCGATGTAGAGATGACGGGTAGTCCTGCAATAGATCTTGATGAACGGCAGTATGGATCTCACACAACTGAGGTTTCTCTTCCACCTACAGACCATGGGAAGGACGCTTACCTAACTCTACTTTGCTGCACCATGGCCCAGGTACCTGACAGTGTCCCACGAATACCTACATCAAGCTAACCCTTACCTCCAGTTACCAATCTGGGGCTACTCAGTCTCATTCGGTATCTTTCAGGAATATTACTCTCGTCCATCAAGTCCTATTAGCAGGGAATCTTCTGGTACCATTGCAACAATCGGGGCACTACAACAAGGCGTTATGTATCTGATGATGCCCTTCGCATTCATGGTTCTTACCAAGTACCCTCGTTTGCGTCAATACTGTGGGCCTCTGGGTCTTCTCATAACAACAGCTAGTCTTACAGCTTCAGCTTTCGTGGACACTGTCGGAGGACTCATTGCAACTCAGGGTGCTTTGTACTCCATTGGCTGTGGCCTCTTGTTCAGTCCAATTTCGCATTATATGAACGAGTGGTTCGTTGAGAGGAAGGGAATGGCTCTCGGTGTTATGTGGGCAGGTAAATCGGCGACAGGTATGAACATCTTTTTCCTCGACCCTCAGATTGGTGACTAACGTTGAATACAAGGTATCGCCATGccctttgtctttgacgccTTACTTCGTCGGATTGGTCTACGCGCGACTCTCCTGGTCTGGGCTGGTGCATCCGCTGTAATGTGTCTTCCTACATTGTTCCTCATCAAACCCCGGATCCCACAGCACAACCAAGCCCAGGTCCGGTTACTTTCATTTAACTTTCTTCGCCACACTTCTTTTTGGATGATGCAAGCCGGCGTGATCATACAGTCACTTGGGTATCTCATGCCGAGTACATACCTAGCAAGCTACGCGTCAACGATTGGGCTGCCCAGCATCACCGGCCCCATTCTTCTCGCCTTGTTCTCAGTAGCATCAGTCCCGGGTGGCATCGTCCACGGTATGGT carries:
- a CDS encoding hypothetical protein (SECRETED:SignalP(1-19)~CAZy:GH31) gives rise to the protein MFFKKLLTSAAALTGTALAQSKAGVEDLDKPRRDLFEKDLSKCPGYKATKHWETSSGFYADLSLAGEACDVFGVDLPELKLEVEYQTEDRLHVKILDTNNTVYQVPDDVFPRPGLGQWASPKNSKLKFDFKADPFSFTVSRRDTDEVLFDTSGSDLVFESQYLYLKTKLPNHPHLYGLGEHSDPFMLNSTNYTRTIYTRDSYGTPKGQNLYGAHPIYFDHREKGTHGVFLLNSNGMDIFIDKKNDQQFLEYNIIGGVLDFYFVAGPSPRDVAKQYAEIATLPLMTPYWGLGFHQCRYGYRDVYEVAAVVANYSAAGIPLETMWTDIDYMDRRRIFTIDPERFPADKYKDLVDTIHARDQKYIVMVDPAVYDMESNPALDSGLDYDTFMKEPNGSDYRGVVWAGPSVFPDWFNPNSQKYWNELFVNFFDGENGPDIDGLWIDMNEPANFFNRPYPGNNTTPEKFAEIDGDPPKPPPVRDGPPAPIPGFPDSLQPAASRLNTRGSGSIAQAIIRKRSVAVRTTSHSRGVGQWSIKKHWGQNKYGRPGSSWQSGKKTGSGCGPDECKGLPNRDLIQPPYMIQNGAGPTLADGTTDTDLVQSGDYLQYDTHNLYGAQMSTHSHNAMRARRPDKRALVITRSTFAGSGKDVSHWLGDNLSIWDQYRFSIGQLLQFASIYQIPVVGADVCGFGGNVTETLCARWATLGSFYTFFRNHNEISAASQEFYRWPKVAEAARTGIAIRYKLLDYIYTAIYKQNQTGTPTLNPLFFNYPNDKNTYSIDLQFFYGDGILVSPVTKENSTELEYYLPDDIFYEWSTGKPVRGTGSYESAEVELTDIMVHYKGGIIYPQRVESANTTTALRKKGFNLVIAPGLNGKASGSLYLDDGESVVPDAVSEIDFTYTKGKLRMSGSFEYDAGVKIETITILGVEKQPKGTDHAEYDPENKKLIFMADVPLTKKCYVDLF
- a CDS encoding hypothetical protein (SECRETED:SignalP(1-20)), which produces MVQITSFLTLAVGLVGTTLASSSNTGLLQMLTYVKRHPNMTRAEFWEYWDTQHAPKVIPLATNFGISRYQQIRVGGKIVPTDAGASAPTSNKLVEFDGIAMFLYESADDLTAMLAHPYYIDIVEPDEHVFIDKSAYGNGMVATYIGEHIEVVDDERSVWVGDKKTRNKYQKLFKSYR
- a CDS encoding hypothetical protein (TransMembrane:7 (o32-50i71-98o110-134i146-167o190-216i228-248o268-285i)) translates to MPYPVTNGVTTFLPPPEGYVVDFDNPQKQDAIEHYLVFAILGPFAFLFLLQRLYTKYFILGSLKIDDALIVVAWICSLVMQSVQIWSISIGGLCHHAWEMPIEVFEKHMLSSYIAAPVFIICNGCSKTSLLTFYLQISPQVWFRRVIFGTITFVVLYTLIISTLLLFGCNPIQTAWDPFRFASGKCADNAVVYIIIAVVNIISDLILFVIPIPMIIQLKMPLGQKIGVGIMFGIATITVATSIIRMIYLPALLGALDIPWVAAPANVWSIAEANLFIVCGSMPTLRKFFKRIAPKWMGSSPTPEEAVVIESVSDQSSRFGLDKTKKKKHTGYSQFDTLELGNYPETVSQETQVVAVKSDEGELGNVLYNTSEEAILQQSAIAYTKSFESWLFAKYTSSFAYQEMTPCDDDFLFDANHRHDEGND
- a CDS encoding hypothetical protein (TransMembrane:3 (o33-54i66-85o97-114i)) produces the protein MAQLPIWGYSVSFGIFQEYYSRPSSPISRESSGTIATIGALQQGVMYLMMPFAFMVLTKYPRLRQYCGPLGLLITTASLTASAFVDTVGGLIATQGALYSIGCGLLFSPISHYMNEWFVERKGMALGVMWAGKSATGMNIFFLDPQIGD